The following proteins are co-located in the Lepus europaeus isolate LE1 chromosome 15, mLepTim1.pri, whole genome shotgun sequence genome:
- the LOC133774373 gene encoding protein SET-like, which produces MAPKRQSSLLPQTKKPRAAPGLRPADTLASPGLLTGEKEQEAIEHIDEVQNEIDRLNEQASEEILKVEQKYNKLRQPFFQKRSELIAKIPNFWVTTFVNCPQVSELLGEEDEEALHYLTRVEVTEFEDIKSGYRIDSYFDENPYFENKVLFKEFHLNESGDPSSKSTKIKWKSGKHLMKRSSQTQNKASRKRQHEEPESFFTWFTDHSDAGADELGEVIKDDIWPNPLQYYLVPDMDDEEGEGEEEEDDDDDDEEEEGLEDIDEEGDEDEGEEDEDDDEGEEGEEDGGEDD; this is translated from the coding sequence ATGGCCCCCAAACGCCAGTCTTCGCTCCTTCCTCAAACAAAGAAGCCAAGAGCAGCTCCTGGCCTGAGGCCGGCTGACACATTGGCCTCTCCGGGTTTGTTGACgggagaaaaagaacaagaagcaATTGAACATATTGAtgaagtacaaaatgaaatagacAGACTTAATGAACAAGCCAGTGAGGAGATTTTGAAAGTAGAACAGAAATATAACAAACTCCGCCAACCATTTTTTCAGAAGAGGTCAGAACTGATCGCCAAAATCCCAAATTTTTGGGTAACAACATTTGTCAACTGTCCACAAGTGTCTGAACTGCTTGGGGAGGAGGATGAAGAGGCGCTGCATTATCTGACCAGAGTGGAAGTGACAGAATTTGAAGATATTAAATCAGGTTACAGAATAGAttcttattttgatgaaaatccttactttgaaaataaagttcTCTTCAAAGAATTTCATCTGAATGAGAGTGGTGATCCATCTTCAAAGTCCACCAAAATCAAATGGAAATCtggaaagcatttgatgaaacgTTCAAGTCAAACGCAGAACAAAGCCAGCAGGAAGAGGCAGCACGAGGAGCCAGAGAGCTTCTTCACCTGGTTTACTGACCATTCTGACGCAGGTGCGGATGAGTTAGGAGAGGTGATCAAGGATGATATCTGGCCGAATCCATTGCAGTACTACTTGGTTCCTGATATGGATGatgaagaaggggaaggagaagaagaagaagatgatgatgatgatgatgaagaagaagaaggcttGGAAGACATTGATGAGGAAGGCGACGAGGATGAAGgggaggaagatgaagatgatgatgaaggggaagaaggagaggaggatggAGGAGAAGATGACTAA